Proteins encoded by one window of Mercenaria mercenaria strain notata chromosome 4, MADL_Memer_1, whole genome shotgun sequence:
- the LOC128556593 gene encoding uncharacterized protein LOC128556593: protein MDALSVLQALENSKQTSIARALFSLYKSRVVSLQWIPAHCGVPGNENADKLAKLGATDNQPQNAITHEEKVTMIKALTKPRPTKDDYHLLDRLEQVIIFRLRTGHNGLNAHMCTKLK, encoded by the coding sequence ATGGATGCTCTGTCAGTTCTCCAAGCACTGGAAAATTCCAAACAAACATCCATCGCCAGGGCACTGTTCAGCCTATACAAATCAAGAGTTGTGTCCTTACAATGGATACCTGCACACTGTGGTGTACCTGGAAATGAGAATGCAGACAAATTAGCCAAGCTTGGAGCTACAGATAACCAGCCACAAAATGCCATTACTCACGAAGAGAAGGTGACAATGATCAAAGCACTGACAAAGCCAAGGCCAACCAAGGATGACTACCACCTACTAGACAGACTTGAACAAGTCATCATCTTTAGGCTCCGCACAGGACATAATGGGTTAAATGCCCACATGTGCACAAAGCTTAAATAA